The proteins below are encoded in one region of Corynebacterium felinum:
- a CDS encoding fatty acid desaturase family protein — translation MAIDNIKVYAHLSDEDIAEIGRRLDEIKNDIMSDLGPKDVGYIKNLIRLQRSLEVAGRLTLLFSGNKPFWWAGTSMLTFAKILENLEIGHNVLHGQWDWMNDPEIHSTTWEWDIVCPSSQWMHSHNYVHHTFTNVLGMDNDVGYGILRVTRDKKWSPLNAFQPVINPILASVFQWAVGYYDVELGRFFSGRVQWKDIEEKFWETTTKAGKQTLRDYVLYPALSGRNFKSTIVANLTANTLRSVWAYAVIFCGHFPDEVETFTKEQFKNEDHNQWYLRQMLGSANFHGGKLLTILSGNLNYQIEHHLFPDMPSNRLAEAGEKVRALCSEFHLPYNVDSFPAQLFKVQKTLLKLTLPNKYLLADPDNAPEVRSNRAFEKNPQIESQLLHGEHNGQRRGLIHGLGMLKQLRPGVKDVIMHYTGRTPQRMAKRARVALAR, via the coding sequence ATGGCAATCGACAACATCAAGGTCTACGCACACCTAAGCGACGAGGACATCGCCGAAATCGGACGCCGCCTCGACGAGATCAAAAACGACATCATGTCCGACCTTGGCCCCAAAGATGTCGGCTACATCAAAAACCTCATCCGCCTCCAACGCTCACTCGAAGTAGCAGGCCGACTCACCCTGCTGTTTTCAGGCAACAAGCCATTCTGGTGGGCAGGCACCAGCATGCTCACCTTCGCCAAGATCCTCGAAAACCTCGAAATCGGGCACAACGTGCTGCACGGACAATGGGACTGGATGAACGACCCAGAAATCCACTCCACCACCTGGGAATGGGACATCGTGTGCCCATCCAGCCAATGGATGCACTCCCACAACTACGTCCACCACACCTTCACCAACGTCCTCGGCATGGACAACGACGTCGGATACGGCATCCTGCGCGTGACCCGCGACAAAAAATGGAGCCCACTCAACGCCTTCCAGCCTGTGATTAATCCCATTTTGGCGAGTGTGTTCCAGTGGGCGGTGGGCTACTACGACGTCGAACTCGGGCGCTTTTTCTCCGGGCGTGTTCAGTGGAAAGACATCGAAGAAAAATTCTGGGAAACCACCACCAAAGCAGGCAAACAAACCCTGCGCGACTACGTGCTCTACCCAGCGCTATCCGGACGCAACTTCAAATCCACCATCGTGGCAAACCTCACCGCCAACACACTGCGCTCCGTATGGGCCTATGCCGTGATCTTCTGTGGACACTTCCCCGACGAAGTAGAAACCTTCACCAAAGAACAATTCAAAAACGAAGACCACAACCAGTGGTACCTGCGCCAAATGCTCGGCTCCGCCAACTTCCACGGCGGCAAACTGCTGACCATTCTCTCCGGTAACCTCAACTACCAAATCGAGCACCACCTCTTCCCCGACATGCCCTCCAACCGACTAGCGGAAGCAGGGGAAAAAGTACGAGCACTGTGCTCCGAATTCCACCTGCCCTACAACGTCGATTCCTTCCCCGCACAGCTGTTCAAAGTGCAAAAAACACTGCTCAAACTCACACTGCCCAACAAATACCTGCTGGCAGACCCCGACAACGCACCAGAAGTGCGCTCCAACCGTGCGTTTGAGAAAAACCCCCAGATCGAATCGCAACTTCTCCACGGGGAGCACAACGGGCAGCGCCGCGGACTCATCCACGGCCTTGGCATGCTCAAGCAGCTGCGCCCTGGTGTTAAAGATGTGATCATGCACTACACCGGTCGCACACCACAACGCATGGCTAAACGCGCTCGCGTGGCGCTCGCCCGCTAA
- the rsgA gene encoding ribosome small subunit-dependent GTPase A has product MARRSGYSRSRSQWDESDVRVRPGKGSRPRTKDRPTHDNAVFGMVVTKDRGRWGVVLDGREYEGNPIVCMRAREMGRTPVEVGDRVGIVGDTSGRPGSLARIVKLDERTSVLRRTADDTDPFERIVVANASQLLIVCAVADPPPRAGFVERALVAAFVGNLQPIICLTKSDLADPTEFAAEFSSLNVPVVICGMNDPLDAVMKVIDGHITALIGHSGVGKSTLVNRIVPHAQRETGEVSGVGKGRHTSTQAVALRLEDNGWIIDTPGIRSFGLAHVDADTVVGVFDDLREAVEECPRGCTHMGPPADPECQLDSFEADSPTGRRVQAVRKLLAALRTNIEWD; this is encoded by the coding sequence GTGGCACGTCGTAGTGGGTATTCGCGTTCTCGTTCGCAGTGGGATGAAAGTGATGTGAGGGTTCGCCCAGGTAAGGGTTCGCGGCCGCGGACGAAGGATCGTCCTACGCATGACAACGCGGTTTTTGGCATGGTGGTGACGAAGGATCGTGGCCGCTGGGGTGTGGTGCTGGATGGGCGCGAGTATGAGGGCAATCCCATTGTGTGCATGAGGGCTCGGGAGATGGGGCGTACCCCTGTTGAGGTGGGCGATCGTGTGGGCATTGTGGGTGATACGTCTGGTCGCCCTGGTTCTTTGGCGCGTATTGTCAAGCTTGATGAGCGTACAAGTGTGCTGCGTCGTACCGCTGATGATACTGATCCTTTTGAACGGATTGTGGTGGCGAATGCGTCGCAGTTGTTGATTGTGTGTGCGGTGGCGGATCCTCCCCCACGTGCGGGTTTTGTTGAGCGTGCGTTGGTGGCGGCGTTTGTGGGAAATTTGCAGCCGATCATTTGTTTAACGAAGTCTGATTTGGCTGATCCTACGGAGTTTGCTGCGGAGTTTTCTTCGCTGAATGTTCCTGTGGTGATCTGCGGGATGAATGATCCTCTCGATGCCGTGATGAAGGTAATTGATGGGCATATCACTGCGCTTATTGGTCATTCGGGCGTGGGTAAGTCGACGTTGGTCAACCGCATTGTGCCTCATGCGCAGCGTGAAACTGGTGAGGTTTCGGGCGTGGGTAAGGGTCGTCATACCTCAACTCAGGCGGTGGCTTTACGCTTGGAAGATAATGGCTGGATTATCGATACCCCCGGTATTCGTTCCTTCGGTTTAGCCCATGTGGATGCCGATACCGTGGTGGGGGTGTTTGATGATCTTCGCGAAGCGGTGGAGGAATGCCCTCGTGGTTGTACGCATATGGGGCCACCTGCTGATCCGGAGTGCCAGTTGGATTCTTTTGAGGCAGACTCCCCCACGGGTCGCAGGGTGCAGGCTGTTCGGAAATTGCTGGCTGCGTTGCGTACCAACATTGAGTGGGATTAA
- the aroA gene encoding 3-phosphoshikimate 1-carboxyvinyltransferase, with translation MVFMAQSSCPSSFPLWSAPVAHHPVSATVTVPGSKSITNRALVLAALAHSPSTISGALLSRDTELMARALERLGARVEFEADESHPANTRVHVDPIEQVTSGAIDCGLAGTVMRFVPPIAALAHGTVLFDGDEHARKRPMGGILAGLRALGVEIIASENDSLPFRVVGRGGVAGGVVEIDASGSSQFVSGLLLAAPRFEQGLTVRHVGGKLPSMPHIEMTVDMLRKAGIVVDTSVEHQWTVSPGPIRGGTWRVEPDLSNATPFLAAAAVTGGCVTIPHWPVATTQPGDAIRNIMESMGCSVELQAEGSRFDLTVTGPPQGRLRGIDIDMSDIGELTPTVAALAALATSESRLRGIAHLRGHETDRLAALTREITAVGGDCTELADGLLIRPARLRGGQWLSYADHRMATAGAIIGLVIPGVSVENIATTSKTLPGFEHMWTAMVQGGKA, from the coding sequence ATTGTTTTTATGGCTCAATCCTCGTGTCCTTCTTCTTTCCCGTTGTGGTCAGCCCCGGTTGCCCATCATCCGGTGTCTGCGACTGTTACTGTCCCTGGCTCTAAGTCGATTACTAACCGTGCGTTGGTGTTGGCTGCTTTAGCGCACTCCCCGAGCACCATTTCGGGTGCGTTGTTGAGTCGGGATACTGAGTTAATGGCACGGGCCTTAGAGCGGTTGGGCGCGCGCGTGGAGTTTGAGGCGGATGAGTCGCATCCGGCGAATACTCGTGTACATGTCGACCCGATTGAGCAGGTGACTAGTGGTGCGATTGATTGTGGGCTTGCTGGTACCGTGATGCGTTTCGTTCCGCCTATTGCGGCGTTGGCGCACGGGACGGTGTTGTTTGATGGGGATGAGCATGCCCGAAAACGCCCAATGGGGGGCATTTTAGCTGGTCTTCGGGCATTAGGTGTGGAGATCATTGCCTCGGAGAATGATTCGTTGCCGTTTCGGGTGGTTGGCCGTGGCGGTGTTGCTGGGGGTGTGGTTGAAATTGATGCCTCTGGCTCCTCGCAGTTTGTTTCTGGGTTGTTGTTGGCAGCGCCGCGTTTTGAGCAGGGGTTGACTGTTCGCCATGTGGGTGGGAAGTTGCCGTCGATGCCGCATATTGAGATGACGGTTGATATGTTGCGCAAGGCTGGCATTGTTGTGGATACGTCTGTGGAGCATCAGTGGACTGTGTCTCCTGGCCCGATTCGTGGGGGAACGTGGCGGGTGGAGCCGGATTTGTCCAATGCGACTCCGTTTTTAGCGGCGGCTGCGGTGACGGGTGGTTGCGTGACGATTCCGCATTGGCCTGTGGCAACAACGCAGCCTGGTGATGCGATTCGAAACATTATGGAGTCGATGGGCTGTTCGGTTGAGCTGCAGGCTGAGGGGTCGCGTTTTGATTTGACGGTGACGGGTCCGCCACAGGGCAGGCTGCGTGGCATTGATATTGATATGTCGGATATTGGGGAGTTGACTCCGACGGTGGCGGCGTTGGCGGCGTTGGCAACGTCTGAGTCGCGGCTTCGGGGTATTGCGCATTTGCGGGGCCATGAGACTGATCGTTTAGCGGCGTTGACGAGGGAGATTACGGCTGTGGGTGGTGACTGCACAGAGCTTGCCGACGGCTTGCTCATCCGCCCTGCGCGTCTGCGCGGTGGTCAGTGGTTAAGCTATGCGGACCATCGGATGGCTACGGCTGGTGCAATCATTGGCTTGGTGATCCCTGGTGTGAGTGTTGAGAATATTGCCACGACGTCGAAGACTCTTCCGGGCTTTGAGCACATGTGGACTGCAATGGTGCAAGGGGGCAAGGCGTAG
- a CDS encoding SOS response-associated peptidase: MCGRFVLFASDEEIMAVPGFPVVYAPHGLPKARYNIAPTQIIPIIRTGDTPEEIVIEPARWGLIPAWKKDLSGAPLFNARSETLTHKPSFSHAFRTNRCAIPMSGYYEWKDKQPYWISTGDIVYVAGLFDTGLNRLSATMVTTDAIPPLDSVHHRMPRFLEPDELRIWLGEDIQAATQLLHPTSHEMVSTFTISPADPRVGNVKNDDPDLINNPALF; encoded by the coding sequence ATGTGTGGACGATTCGTACTCTTCGCCTCCGACGAGGAAATCATGGCAGTACCTGGCTTCCCTGTCGTCTATGCCCCACACGGGCTGCCCAAAGCACGCTACAACATCGCGCCCACCCAGATCATTCCCATTATCCGCACCGGTGACACACCGGAAGAAATAGTGATCGAACCAGCCCGCTGGGGGCTGATTCCCGCGTGGAAAAAAGACCTGAGCGGTGCACCGTTGTTTAACGCACGAAGCGAAACACTCACCCACAAACCCAGCTTCTCCCACGCATTTCGCACCAACCGCTGCGCAATCCCCATGTCAGGATATTACGAATGGAAAGACAAACAACCCTACTGGATCAGCACCGGTGACATTGTTTATGTAGCAGGGCTTTTTGACACAGGGCTCAACCGGCTTTCTGCCACCATGGTCACCACCGACGCCATACCCCCACTCGATAGCGTCCACCACCGAATGCCCCGTTTTCTCGAACCGGACGAACTCCGAATCTGGCTGGGGGAAGACATACAGGCAGCAACGCAATTACTGCATCCCACCAGCCACGAAATGGTGAGCACCTTTACCATCAGCCCCGCGGACCCACGCGTGGGCAACGTCAAAAACGATGATCCCGATCTGATCAACAATCCAGCGCTGTTTTAA
- the ybaK gene encoding Cys-tRNA(Pro) deacylase, with protein MGKKKVHAATPALKVLEESQTRYVTHCFSAGTSHFGQEAAEALQVSPERVFKTLMVDLTAGVGPKRKLAVACLPVAYQLSLKKAAAALGVPKVTMADPHDASKSSGYIPGGISPLGQKTPVPTVLDESAQLFDTIFVSGGKRGLDVELSADDLVHLTNAKVADIAAI; from the coding sequence ATGGGCAAGAAGAAAGTGCATGCAGCTACTCCGGCGTTGAAGGTTTTGGAAGAGTCGCAGACACGTTATGTGACCCATTGCTTTTCAGCGGGGACGTCTCATTTTGGACAGGAGGCTGCTGAGGCTCTCCAGGTCAGCCCTGAGCGGGTCTTTAAAACCTTAATGGTGGATTTGACCGCTGGGGTGGGGCCCAAAAGGAAGCTTGCGGTGGCGTGTTTACCTGTGGCATATCAGTTGAGTTTGAAAAAAGCTGCTGCAGCGCTGGGAGTACCGAAGGTAACGATGGCAGATCCACACGATGCGTCAAAGTCTTCGGGATATATCCCGGGTGGCATTTCGCCCCTTGGACAAAAAACGCCGGTGCCTACCGTGCTTGATGAGTCCGCGCAGCTTTTCGATACAATTTTTGTTTCCGGCGGCAAGCGCGGGTTGGACGTGGAACTTTCTGCCGATGATCTCGTGCACCTGACCAATGCTAAGGTTGCCGATATTGCAGCGATCTAG
- a CDS encoding sigma-70 family RNA polymerase sigma factor, with protein MATTTSAAKDTGLRQRFEEEALPLLDHLYSGALRMTRNETDAEDLVQETYMKAFQSFASFTPGTNLKAWLYRIMTNSYINAYRKKQRQPQHTSHEEVTDYQLLTTSMHEAIGLESAEVEALRNIPDGTIAHAMMELADDYRMVVYYADIEGFAYKEIAEIMGSPLGTVMSRLHRGRKMLRSALIDVAKERGFSVDDSASAH; from the coding sequence ATGGCTACCACAACTTCAGCCGCCAAAGATACGGGACTTCGACAACGCTTCGAAGAAGAAGCACTGCCACTGTTGGATCATCTTTACAGTGGTGCATTGCGAATGACGCGCAATGAGACGGATGCGGAAGACTTGGTTCAAGAAACCTACATGAAGGCATTTCAATCGTTTGCCTCCTTTACTCCAGGGACAAACCTGAAGGCTTGGTTGTACCGAATTATGACCAATAGCTACATCAACGCCTATCGGAAAAAACAGCGCCAGCCGCAACACACCAGCCACGAAGAGGTGACGGACTACCAGCTTCTGACCACATCTATGCACGAGGCCATTGGATTGGAATCTGCGGAAGTTGAAGCGCTGCGCAACATTCCCGATGGGACAATTGCACACGCCATGATGGAACTCGCCGACGATTACCGGATGGTTGTTTACTATGCTGACATTGAAGGTTTTGCATACAAGGAAATAGCTGAGATTATGGGTTCTCCGCTCGGTACTGTCATGTCCCGGTTACACCGTGGAAGAAAAATGCTCCGTAGTGCGTTAATAGATGTAGCGAAAGAACGAGGATTTTCAGTCGACGATTCCGCGTCCGCACACTAG
- a CDS encoding anti-sigma factor family protein: protein MSAQDRQRLEQHIDACPDCAEMVCAEEQIRQVLQHVCETNAPNSLRQKILQGLHQTHDPCV, encoded by the coding sequence ATGTCCGCGCAGGACCGACAGCGACTAGAACAGCACATTGACGCATGCCCCGACTGTGCCGAAATGGTCTGTGCGGAAGAACAGATACGCCAAGTGCTCCAGCATGTCTGCGAAACAAATGCCCCAAATTCCTTGCGACAAAAAATCCTCCAAGGATTGCACCAAACTCATGATCCCTGTGTCTAG
- a CDS encoding 50S ribosomal protein bL37, protein MSQRGRKRKDRRKKKANHGKRPNA, encoded by the coding sequence ATGAGCCAGCGTGGCCGTAAGCGCAAGGATCGTCGCAAGAAGAAGGCTAATCACGGCAAGCGTCCAAACGCTTAA
- a CDS encoding WhiB family transcriptional regulator — protein MDWRHKAVCRDEDPELFFPVGNSGPALAQVAAAKVVCNRCPVTSQCLAWALETGQDAGVWGGMSEDERRALKRRKNRGRGRARVAL, from the coding sequence ATGGATTGGCGCCATAAAGCAGTTTGTCGTGATGAAGACCCTGAGCTGTTCTTCCCTGTCGGTAACTCTGGCCCCGCGTTGGCCCAGGTTGCTGCAGCTAAAGTTGTATGTAATCGTTGCCCTGTGACTTCCCAGTGCTTGGCTTGGGCGTTGGAGACCGGCCAGGATGCTGGCGTGTGGGGCGGTATGAGCGAGGACGAGCGTCGCGCGCTTAAGCGTCGTAAGAATCGTGGCCGTGGTCGCGCACGCGTCGCGTTGTAA